The sequence below is a genomic window from Streptococcus pantholopis.
TTGGAGATAATAACGAACCAATTCCTCAACAATTTCATCTCGTTCATACTTGCGAATCTGATTTCTGGCATCATTATAACGCGGCACATAAGCAGGATCGCCGCTCAATACATAACCAACAATCTGGTTAATCGGATTATAGCCCTTTTCTTCTAAAGAACGGTAAACTGCTGTCAGCGTCTCACTGATTTCTTTTTTATTACTATCATCTAAGTTAAAGCGGACAGTCTCATCTGTAAACCCCATACTGACACCCTCTTTCTAAATAACTTTATCCTTTATTATAACTTATTCCCGGCAATTAAACAAGATTTTAATACTGAAAATACAGGCTTTTTCGGGCTAAAATGGAAAAATAAGACAGCCTTCCCAAACTGAAGTTCTATATTCAAACGGTAAAGATGCCGCCCTATCATTAAAAGAGACCACTTAGACCCCTAAAACAGCCACTTATCCTAATTTCCTAGAAAAACCTCCTAAAACCGACTATACTAATTAAAAAGGAGGACTGACAATGAAACTTGAAATCATTAAAGATCTAAGTCTCAAAGAGACATTTATTAAAATCTATCTCAGTCATATGAATCCTAAAAATCAGAGAATTATTGATTTTATAAAGTATGATTCTGACTATAATTACCTTTATGGCAGCCGGAATAGCAAAATTTATCTGCTGCAACCTGACTGGATTGTCCGATTCTACACAGAAAATAAAAAAGTCTTTATTGAAACAGCGCAGTCAATTTATCAGTCTAAATACCGTCTTTATCAGTTAGAAGAGCTGCTCCCCAAATATTTTATCAGAAGTTCTCATAGTGAAATTATTAATACTAAACAGATTAAAGAGCTCAATCTCAGTTTTAAGGGCACTATACAAGTTGTTTTTAAAAGCGGCCAAAACACCTTTGTTTCCCGCCGTTCTATCCCTAACTTTAAAAAAGCACTGGGACTCTGAAATGCTGACTGATCTTTGTTGAATTGAACATGCCCTAAGAGCTCTGTTCTGACAGGGGTGCGCCTGCGAAATCAGAGATTTCGGACTTACCGTCAGTCGTAAACGTCTGAAGGCTTTGCAGCCTTTA
It includes:
- a CDS encoding IreB family regulatory phosphoprotein encodes the protein MGFTDETVRFNLDDSNKKEISETLTAVYRSLEEKGYNPINQIVGYVLSGDPAYVPRYNDARNQIRKYERDEIVEELVRYYLQGNGIDLK
- a CDS encoding LytTR family DNA-binding domain-containing protein, which codes for MKLEIIKDLSLKETFIKIYLSHMNPKNQRIIDFIKYDSDYNYLYGSRNSKIYLLQPDWIVRFYTENKKVFIETAQSIYQSKYRLYQLEELLPKYFIRSSHSEIINTKQIKELNLSFKGTIQVVFKSGQNTFVSRRSIPNFKKALGL